The Haemorhous mexicanus isolate bHaeMex1 chromosome 6, bHaeMex1.pri, whole genome shotgun sequence genome includes the window ccttcctccctgccccaccttcctctcctccagcagctgctctgttccTGCCACCCTCTCCCGGTGACCACagtgccctccccagctcccccctcctctgccctgtgcatcCCGTCTGTATCCTGACACTGAAATCGGCTGAAATAAACTTTTTAACGCAATGGGAAGCATTAGGAAGCAGGAATTCTTTACCAGCACAGAGAAGGATCAGAAGAAGGATCACACACAGAAGGATCTCTCTTTGATCTGTGTGTGGTGACAGGGGTTATAACAGGGGTTTTACCCATCATAAGCACAGTCATTAACGTGTGTTTcttataaaatacataaatatcaCTTTCATAGGACTCATTTCCATGCATTCATCTCCTTTTGGAAGTCCTTTACTGATCATGGAGGTTCTTTGAGGGGGTCTCTGGTAGTCGCATTCACTTACTGCTCTGATATTAAAGGCGTCCTTGccttcagcttttcctttggcCATGTGCTCTTGCTTCTTGTAGCAAAAATGGCCCTAGAACCGCTGCAGGTCTCCTTATCTGTTTCTGCACTGGCTCCAGCCACATTTATCGTTCTGCATTCTCCTGAGGAGCACCTTGGAGGCAagctttccttctccctcctggaTCTTAGAACCCTATGGCtaggaggagcagggacactgcccacgctctcaggagaaaaaaaaatcagacctGGGTGCGTCCTGGGGTGTCAGAGCAGGCTGGAGGGGTCAGGAGAGGATAAGAGGAGGTTGGAGGGGGTCTGGATCCCGTCAGTCCCAGAGGAGAACAGAACCTGACAGGCCACACTCAGAgtgggggagcagctgctgtctgGGAAAGCTGTGGGATGTGATAGGATGGGGTGAGCCTGAAGAGCGGGGCGGGAATGGAGTGCAGACATTCGGGCAGGAAAcggataggataggataggataggataggataggataggacaggacaggacaggacaggacaggacaggacaggacaggacaggacaggacaggacaggacaggacaggacaggataggataggataggataggataggataggatggataggataggataggataggataggataggataggataggataggataggataggataggataggataggatacGATAGGATACGATAGGATACGATACGATAGGATACGATACGATAGGATACGATAGGATAGGATAAGGACGATAGGATAGGATAAGGACCAGCTTAGCTCTGCTTCCTTGGGCCCAGGGGAGGTTTGTCAATGATCCCAGAGCTCTTCCCGGAACTGGAGTTACTTCTGACCAGCACCCAGCTGACTCACCAGcacttccagcactgccagcattCCAGTGCCACCTTCACCACTAgcatccctctgctgctggagggacaATGACCTTTTAGGGAAGGGAAACAAGGAATGGTAGAAACCTGTAGGGAAAGGTAAGGCAGTCAGAGATTGGGACATTCTGCAGGGGTGGAATGTTTCTCATCAGGAGGAAATGAGGAGccatttggaaaatatttcatttggaGCTTTTGACAAAAGTCACTTCCTctgcagcaaaaaaaacccctaagatGAATGACTCAGAGGAAGTGAGGTTCTGATGTAGCCAAAGCTGCAATTTCCCCCTGtgactgcatccagctctggggagcaACACCAGGACAGGGCACGGAGAGAGCCAGCAGGACGGGAATGGGGAGCTCCTGGTGATCTGGGCACTTTCTCCTTCATGTCACTGACCAGCCAGGAGCCGCTTTAGGACATGGATCCCAAAGGAGCAAGAGGTACCAGGGAGCGCCACTGATCTGCACAGACCcctttgcctgctgctgccccacagggaACAGGTCAGtggaatgttttccttcctccctgccccaccttcctctcctgcagcagatgCTCTGTTCCTGCCACCCTCTCCCAGTGACCACagtgccctccccagctcccccctcctctgccctgttCTGGAACAGACCAGCCCTCGCACCTCCCTCTCCCAGTCGACAATTCCCACTGCCTTCCTCCCTTGGACATCTCACTCTTCCTCACTGAACCCTTcacactgcagggagctgctgaggagccacATGGTCCATCCCTGGATTCTCCAAGCACTGACTCTACATCCACTCTGaccacagccaggggacacatcccactgcctgcccagcgTCCATCTATGGAGGTGGGCACCGTGTCCCCACCTGCCACCTCACCCCCTGAAGGAGGTGATCTCTGTGAGACAGATGTCACCACCGTGGCCATACACAGTGTGACACTGCTCATCGGCCTCTGTGGGCTGGCCGGGAACGGGGCTGTCATCGGCCTCCTCAGCCGGGAAAATTATAACTCTGGCATCTTTAAGCTGGCTGTCATTgacttcctcttccttctcctcacaGTCCCCACTGCCTTCCTCTTCCTGGTGGAGgacatgtcctgctctcctaTCTTGCCCCTGCTGTACCTGAGTTTCCTTTTCCATCTCTCAGTGGTCTCCTACTCCTGGCTGCTGTTCCGGCTGATGCCCAGCAGCCCTCTGCTGTATATGTACAAGATCTGCTTCCACAGGGACCTAAGTCTGCGCCTGAGGTGGGTGGTGGACAGTGTCCAATACTGGGCCTTCTTTGCTCTCTTCGCTGTCATTCCTGCCGTGACACTGCTATGCCCATCAAACGAGCAGGAGCACTGCCGGGCAGCTCTCATCTCCATGTACACCATCATTCTGCTCCTCTTTGCTGCACCCCTGCTCATTTCCAGCGCAATCAATTTCATTAAGGCCAAGtggggctcccagcagcagcaacccaAGAGGCGTGACATCGTTATCGTCCTCATTGTGCTCTTTGCTCTCCTGCTCACCA containing:
- the LOC132328568 gene encoding mas-related G-protein coupled receptor member H-like, whose translation is MEVGTVSPPATSPPEGGDLCETDVTTVAIHSVTLLIGLCGLAGNGAVIGLLSRENYNSGIFKLAVIDFLFLLLTVPTAFLFLVEDMSCSPILPLLYLSFLFHLSVVSYSWLLFRLMPSSPLLYMYKICFHRDLSLRLRWVVDSVQYWAFFALFAVIPAVTLLCPSNEQEHCRAALISMYTIILLLFAAPLLISSAINFIKAKWGSQQQQPKRRDIVIVLIVLFALLLTICHFLQQLGSITVSSQAFFLLTCTHSTIKPLMYILVGSWRTDCFMAISWEHCTGSLRESLQRVFDE